A genomic region of Caulobacter vibrioides contains the following coding sequences:
- the lysA gene encoding diaminopimelate decarboxylase — translation MNHFEYGPQGLACEGVPLAKIAAEVGTPVYVYSRATLERHFVVFRDALAMSGVVDPLIAYAVKANSNVAVLKVLGDLGAGADTVSEGEVRRALAAGIPGERIVFSGVGKARREIAFALQAGVAEINVESEPELNLIAQVAAELGVRAKVAFRVNPDVAAGGHAKIATGKSENKFGVSFAEAARLYANASNNANLQPVGVACHIGSQITDLAPMRAAFTKMRGLVEQLLAEGLSVERLDLGGGLGVPYFNHPEPPSPAEFAAMVGEVTQGLPVTLAFEPGRVIAANAGVLVSEVIHVHERPEGRKFLVIDAAMNDLVRPAMYDAFHDIRPVIQRAGEAVYDVVGPVCETGDTFTRDRALPPFAAGDLVAFMSAGAYGAAMASEYNTRPLVPEVLVDGDRYAVIRQRPTYDEMLARDLVPDWV, via the coding sequence TTGAATCACTTCGAGTACGGCCCGCAGGGCCTGGCCTGCGAAGGCGTGCCCCTGGCCAAGATCGCGGCCGAGGTCGGCACGCCGGTCTATGTGTACAGCCGCGCCACGCTGGAGCGGCACTTTGTCGTGTTCCGCGACGCCCTGGCGATGTCCGGCGTGGTCGATCCGCTGATCGCCTACGCCGTGAAGGCCAATTCCAACGTCGCGGTGCTGAAGGTCCTCGGCGACCTGGGCGCCGGGGCCGACACGGTGTCGGAAGGCGAGGTCCGCCGCGCCCTGGCCGCCGGCATCCCCGGCGAGCGAATCGTCTTTTCGGGCGTCGGCAAGGCGCGCCGCGAGATCGCCTTCGCGCTGCAGGCCGGCGTCGCCGAGATCAATGTCGAGTCCGAGCCCGAGCTGAACCTGATCGCGCAGGTCGCCGCCGAGCTGGGCGTGCGCGCCAAGGTCGCCTTCCGGGTCAATCCAGACGTCGCGGCCGGCGGTCACGCCAAGATCGCCACCGGCAAGTCCGAGAACAAGTTCGGCGTCTCGTTCGCCGAGGCCGCGCGCCTCTACGCCAACGCCAGCAACAACGCCAATCTCCAGCCCGTCGGGGTGGCCTGCCACATCGGCAGCCAGATCACCGATCTGGCCCCCATGCGCGCGGCCTTCACCAAGATGCGCGGTCTCGTCGAGCAGCTGCTGGCCGAGGGCCTGTCGGTCGAGCGCCTGGATCTGGGCGGGGGCCTGGGTGTGCCCTATTTCAACCACCCCGAACCGCCCTCGCCCGCCGAGTTCGCCGCCATGGTCGGCGAGGTCACGCAAGGCCTGCCCGTCACCCTGGCCTTCGAGCCCGGTCGGGTGATCGCCGCCAACGCTGGCGTGTTGGTCTCCGAAGTGATCCACGTCCACGAGCGCCCGGAAGGCCGCAAGTTCCTGGTCATCGACGCGGCCATGAACGACCTCGTCCGCCCGGCCATGTACGATGCGTTCCACGACATCCGCCCGGTAATCCAGCGCGCCGGCGAGGCGGTCTATGACGTGGTGGGTCCGGTCTGCGAGACGGGCGACACCTTCACCCGCGACCGCGCCCTGCCGCCGTTCGCGGCGGGCGACCTGGTGGCCTTCATGTCGGCGGGCGCCTATGGCGCGGCCATGGCCAGCGAGTACAACACCCGCCCGCTGGTTCCCGAAGTGCTGGTCGACGGCGACCGCTACGCGGTGATCCGCCAGCGTCCGACCTATGACGAGATGCTGGCGCGGGATCTGGTGCCGGACTGGGTGTAG
- a CDS encoding phosphoribosyltransferase, which produces MRAGTKHPLQTLTNPLIMNDLSKPEVLISEAEIAERVQKLAEQIAPRIDDDTVVICLLTGGLWFAADLTRALWRAGRDVRFDALWLASYHDERKSSGRCEVRADLQRPLVGRRALVVDDVFDTGLSLSEAARLVKDAGASEVLTAVFARKPWPKDRGMEPDFVAWEAPARYLVGYGLDDEGKSRGLPYIGAMD; this is translated from the coding sequence ATGAGAGCGGGGACCAAACACCCCCTTCAGACTCTCACGAACCCGCTCATCATGAATGACCTTTCCAAACCCGAAGTCCTGATCTCGGAAGCCGAGATCGCCGAACGGGTTCAAAAGCTGGCTGAACAGATCGCGCCGCGGATCGATGACGACACCGTCGTGATTTGCCTGCTGACCGGCGGCCTGTGGTTCGCCGCCGATCTCACCCGCGCCCTGTGGCGCGCCGGACGCGACGTCCGCTTCGACGCCCTGTGGCTGGCCTCCTACCACGACGAGCGCAAGAGCTCGGGCCGCTGCGAGGTCCGCGCCGACCTGCAGCGCCCGCTGGTCGGCCGCCGCGCCCTGGTCGTCGACGACGTGTTCGACACCGGCCTGTCACTGTCGGAGGCCGCGCGCCTGGTGAAGGACGCCGGCGCCAGCGAAGTGCTGACCGCCGTTTTCGCCCGCAAGCCTTGGCCCAAGGATCGCGGTATGGAGCCCGACTTCGTCGCCTGGGAAGCGCCGGCCCGCTACCTCGTGGGCTACGGCCTTGACGACGAAGGCAAGAGCCGGGGCCTGCCGTATATTGGGGCGATGGATTGA
- a CDS encoding acyltransferase family protein, protein MRKGSQAMHAPISATERSTIAQIGGRNAPIGALRAFVTLLVIAHHTVLAYTPNPPPIGDFSQAPYLWQAFPVRDPQKFELFGLLTLINDLFFMSLMFFISGLFVADGLRAKGNGGFLSGRAARLGVPFVLAAGLLAPLAYFPAWLQAGGDVSIAGFASAWLDLPSWPSGPAWFLWVLLAFGAVATAIHIVAPGAIDGLGRLVRGADRKPGLFFLGLVVASALAYIPLSATFTFMHWTQVGPFTVQTSRVLHYLVYFLAGVAVGAAGVGQGLTDPGGKLAKRWWAWQAAPILPIVGVIAVIIMAFSPKPPPRLALDVGGGVMFALACATLSFAALATFLRFVKTTGPVAASLQANAYGMYLTHYVFTAWLAWLLLPQAWGGLAKGAAVFVGATLLSWILTMALRRLPLLGRIL, encoded by the coding sequence TTGAGGAAGGGGAGCCAAGCCATGCACGCGCCCATCAGCGCCACCGAACGATCGACGATCGCCCAGATCGGCGGCCGCAACGCCCCGATCGGCGCCTTGCGCGCCTTTGTCACGCTGCTGGTGATCGCTCACCACACGGTGCTGGCCTACACGCCCAACCCGCCGCCCATCGGCGACTTCAGCCAGGCCCCTTACCTTTGGCAGGCCTTCCCGGTCCGCGATCCGCAGAAGTTCGAGCTGTTTGGCTTGCTGACCCTGATCAACGACCTCTTCTTCATGTCGCTGATGTTCTTCATCTCGGGGCTGTTCGTCGCCGACGGTCTGCGGGCCAAGGGGAATGGCGGCTTCCTCAGCGGAAGAGCCGCGCGACTGGGCGTTCCGTTCGTGCTGGCCGCCGGCCTGCTGGCGCCGCTGGCCTATTTCCCGGCGTGGCTGCAGGCGGGTGGGGATGTCTCCATCGCCGGCTTTGCAAGCGCCTGGCTCGACCTGCCGTCCTGGCCTAGCGGCCCGGCGTGGTTCTTGTGGGTTCTGCTCGCCTTCGGTGCGGTGGCGACGGCCATCCATATCGTCGCGCCCGGCGCCATCGACGGCCTTGGCCGCCTGGTCCGCGGCGCTGACCGCAAGCCTGGCCTGTTCTTCCTGGGCCTCGTCGTCGCCAGCGCCCTGGCTTACATCCCGTTGAGCGCCACCTTCACCTTCATGCATTGGACGCAGGTGGGGCCCTTCACGGTGCAGACCTCGCGCGTTCTCCACTACCTCGTCTATTTCCTGGCCGGCGTCGCGGTCGGTGCGGCGGGCGTTGGTCAGGGGCTGACCGACCCTGGAGGCAAGCTCGCCAAGCGTTGGTGGGCCTGGCAGGCCGCGCCGATCCTGCCCATCGTGGGCGTGATCGCGGTGATCATCATGGCCTTCTCGCCCAAGCCGCCGCCGCGCCTGGCGCTGGATGTCGGCGGCGGGGTGATGTTCGCCCTGGCCTGCGCCACCCTGTCTTTCGCGGCCCTGGCGACCTTCCTGCGCTTCGTGAAGACGACCGGTCCGGTGGCGGCGAGCCTGCAGGCCAACGCCTACGGCATGTACCTGACCCACTACGTCTTCACGGCCTGGCTGGCGTGGCTGCTCCTGCCGCAGGCCTGGGGCGGACTGGCCAAGGGCGCGGCGGTGTTCGTGGGCGCCACCCTGCTGAGCTGGATCCTGACTATGGCGCTTCGCCGCCTGCCGCTGTTGGGCCGAATCCTGTGA
- the argH gene encoding argininosuccinate lyase — MTDNASNTPKANGQGQAMWGGRFSAKPAELMQAINVSIGFDKRLWAQDLAGSRAHARMLMNQGVISSHDGEEILEGLARVEDELLSGTFPFRDEYEDIHMNIEARLRELIGPTAGRLHTARSRNDQVAVDFRLWVRDACDRTVGQLEALQKALLAQAEAYADALMPGFTHLQPAQPVTFGHHLMAYVEMFGRDAGRFRDARVRMNECPLGAAALAGSPFPIDRHQTATALGFDRPTANSLDSVSSRDFALEALSAASITATHLSRLAEEIVLWTTPMFGFIKLTDAFTTGSSIMPQKKNPDAAELVRAKVGRILGSLTTLTVVMKGLPLAYSKDMQEDKVPTFEAFDALELSLLAMAGMIADLTPNTQNMAKAAGAGFSTATDLADWLVRTLNMPFRDAHHVTGSAVKTAEGLGVDLADLSLEQFQAIEPQITNAVYAVLTPAASAASRMSYGGTAPAQVRAQIARWKELLA; from the coding sequence ATGACCGACAACGCCTCCAACACGCCCAAGGCCAACGGCCAGGGCCAAGCTATGTGGGGCGGCCGGTTCTCGGCCAAGCCGGCGGAACTGATGCAGGCGATCAACGTCTCCATCGGTTTCGACAAGCGCCTTTGGGCGCAGGACCTGGCAGGCTCCCGCGCCCACGCCCGGATGTTGATGAACCAAGGCGTGATTTCAAGCCATGACGGCGAGGAAATCCTGGAGGGTCTCGCCCGCGTCGAGGACGAACTGCTCTCGGGCACCTTCCCGTTCCGCGACGAGTACGAAGATATTCACATGAATATCGAAGCGCGGCTGCGCGAGCTGATCGGCCCGACGGCGGGCCGGCTGCACACCGCCCGCTCGCGCAACGACCAGGTGGCCGTCGATTTCCGCCTGTGGGTCCGCGACGCCTGCGACCGCACGGTCGGCCAGCTCGAAGCGCTGCAGAAAGCCCTGCTGGCCCAGGCCGAGGCGTACGCCGACGCGCTGATGCCCGGCTTCACCCACCTGCAGCCGGCCCAGCCGGTGACCTTCGGCCACCACCTGATGGCCTATGTCGAGATGTTCGGCCGCGACGCCGGCCGCTTCCGCGACGCCCGCGTCCGGATGAACGAATGCCCGCTGGGCGCGGCGGCCCTGGCCGGCTCGCCCTTCCCGATCGACCGCCACCAGACGGCGACGGCGCTGGGCTTTGATCGCCCGACCGCCAACTCGCTGGACAGCGTCTCCTCGCGCGATTTCGCCCTGGAGGCCCTGTCGGCCGCCTCGATCACCGCCACGCACCTGTCGCGGCTAGCCGAGGAGATCGTGCTGTGGACGACGCCGATGTTCGGCTTCATCAAGCTGACCGACGCCTTCACGACCGGCAGCTCGATCATGCCGCAAAAGAAGAACCCCGACGCGGCCGAGCTGGTCCGCGCCAAGGTCGGCCGGATCCTGGGGTCGCTGACCACCCTGACCGTGGTCATGAAGGGCCTGCCGCTGGCCTATTCGAAGGACATGCAGGAGGACAAGGTCCCGACCTTCGAGGCCTTCGACGCCTTGGAACTGAGCCTCCTGGCCATGGCCGGCATGATCGCCGACCTGACGCCGAACACCCAGAACATGGCCAAGGCCGCTGGCGCGGGCTTCTCCACCGCCACCGATCTGGCCGATTGGCTGGTTCGGACGCTGAACATGCCTTTCCGTGACGCCCACCACGTGACAGGCTCCGCCGTGAAGACGGCCGAGGGCTTGGGCGTCGATCTGGCGGATCTGTCCCTGGAGCAGTTCCAGGCGATCGAGCCGCAGATCACGAACGCGGTCTACGCCGTCCTGACTCCGGCCGCCTCGGCGGCCAGCCGCATGAGCTATGGCGGGACGGCTCCCGCCCAGGTCCGCGCCCAGATCGCGCGTTGGAAGGAACTGCTGGCATGA
- a CDS encoding GNAT family N-acetyltransferase: MIDPARLEPLADDAWPARERAALGGWRLNASSGHSMRINACWPLGAPDRDVDEAIAAAEAWLQARGLPPRFKLTDGVFAPADLDRRLAVRGYAPTKETLVMLGPTGGQGSDRVVVSTTPDDAFEAVFTATAGDPEDGRERLGTLRRIPAPARFARLDIDGAPAAIGASAISSGFAGIFGMRTAPDHRRKGLARLVLRALLTEAATLGADRAWLQVEADNAAAIALYADEGFEPAYRYRYWAR; this comes from the coding sequence GTGATCGATCCTGCGCGGCTGGAGCCGCTGGCCGACGACGCCTGGCCCGCGCGGGAGCGGGCCGCCCTGGGCGGCTGGCGGCTGAACGCGTCTTCAGGCCATTCGATGCGCATCAACGCCTGCTGGCCGTTGGGCGCGCCCGATCGCGACGTCGATGAGGCCATAGCGGCGGCCGAGGCCTGGCTGCAGGCGCGCGGGCTGCCGCCGCGCTTCAAGCTGACAGACGGGGTCTTCGCGCCCGCAGATCTCGATCGCCGGCTTGCCGTGCGCGGCTATGCGCCGACCAAGGAAACCCTGGTGATGCTGGGCCCGACCGGCGGGCAGGGGAGCGATCGCGTGGTCGTCTCCACAACGCCCGACGACGCCTTCGAGGCGGTGTTCACCGCCACGGCCGGCGACCCCGAGGATGGCCGCGAGCGTCTGGGGACCCTCCGGCGAATCCCGGCGCCCGCACGGTTCGCGCGTCTCGACATCGACGGCGCGCCGGCGGCGATCGGCGCCAGCGCCATCAGTAGCGGCTTCGCGGGGATCTTCGGCATGCGCACCGCGCCCGATCACCGCCGTAAGGGCTTGGCCCGCCTGGTGCTGCGCGCCTTGCTGACCGAGGCTGCGACCCTGGGGGCGGATCGCGCCTGGCTGCAGGTCGAGGCCGACAACGCGGCCGCCATCGCCTTGTATGCCGACGAGGGTTTCGAGCCGGCGTATCGGTATCGCTACTGGGCGCGGTGA
- a CDS encoding TlpA family protein disulfide reductase, which produces MNEVQSGQNGEEAKKRNPMRMALAGVILLGVAAVLYVIASASFKPSGPADLTEFKKGAFEKLDVPATPRPAPTTVFTSMDGKPTTLADFKGRVVVMNLWATWCAPCKAEMPTLAKLQASYATQPVTVLPISVDRDSDLNLVREEMAANPPLVTYRDPSYKLSFDLQPRAQGYPTTIIYDRQGRERARLAGPADWSAPEVRGIVEKLLAEK; this is translated from the coding sequence ATGAACGAAGTCCAGTCGGGTCAGAACGGCGAGGAAGCCAAGAAGCGTAATCCTATGAGAATGGCGCTGGCGGGCGTCATCCTCTTGGGCGTCGCGGCGGTTCTATACGTCATCGCGTCGGCTTCGTTCAAACCCTCTGGTCCCGCCGACCTCACAGAATTCAAGAAGGGCGCCTTCGAGAAGCTGGACGTGCCCGCCACGCCGCGCCCTGCGCCGACGACGGTGTTCACCTCGATGGACGGCAAGCCTACGACCCTGGCCGACTTCAAGGGGCGCGTGGTGGTCATGAACCTGTGGGCGACCTGGTGCGCGCCCTGCAAGGCTGAGATGCCGACGCTGGCCAAGCTTCAGGCCTCCTATGCGACCCAGCCGGTCACGGTGCTGCCGATCAGCGTCGACCGCGACAGCGATCTGAATCTGGTTCGCGAAGAGATGGCGGCCAACCCGCCGCTCGTCACCTATCGCGACCCCTCCTACAAGCTGTCCTTCGATCTGCAGCCGCGCGCTCAGGGCTATCCGACGACGATCATCTATGACCGTCAGGGTCGTGAGCGCGCGCGCTTGGCCGGTCCGGCCGACTGGTCGGCGCCCGAGGTGCGGGGAATCGTCGAAAAGCTTCTGGCCGAGAAGTGA